A segment of the Neochlamydia sp. S13 genome:
GCTAGTCAAATAGGCCTATGTTCGCTCGTTTTTCGGTTAGACATGCTAACTTCTATGAAAATTTTTTCTCTGCGTTATGTTTAAACTAATTTTTCGTCATAAAAGATATAACAGAAAAGTAGGCAGCTACTTTTAGAAGGCTAAAATTAAAGAAGATCCTAAAAGGCCTAGCTAGCATACTATTCCCTTTATTACTTAATTCCAAAACTTTATAATAGCATCTACTTTCTTTAAATTATTATTTTATGACTTTTATATGATCCGCCCGTTAATCTTTATCTGGTTAGCGCACTTTCTCGTAGATTTTATGATAGGGATATGGGCTATGTATAAAACATTGGCTCATTTAGACTTATTTCTTGCTGGTACTATCTCGGCTGCAGGAGCTTTCTTTGGGGAAGGGATGCAAATATTTTTCGGGCCGTTGAGCGACCGAGGATGGCGTAAGCAGCTTATCTGCTTGGGCATCTTGTTTACTGCTGCCAACACCTTTTTAGCTTACTCCACAAATTACTGGATACTTTTATTGATTTATTCTATTACTTGTGTAGGGTCGGGAGCTTTTCATCCTGCAGCGACTAGCTTATCTGGAGCTTTAACGCCTCATCGTAAAGCAATGGTAATTGCTATCTTTGCTTCTGGAGGAGCCTTAGGGCTTGCAAGCAGCCAAATCATCTATACTTACTTTCATTCTGCTTTACATGGTGCCACGGCCATTTTGACCCTGCCGGCAATCCTTTTGGTATTTACTTCATTCTACGGTCTTCAAGGTATCCACAATTTTACCCCTATTCACTCCGCCCATGAGGTTAATCTCAAAGCCCTTTTTAGGATGTTCAAAAATCGCAATCTACGTCTCTTGTATATCGCGCAAGTCTGCAATCAAACGCTTTTTTGGGCTACCATTTTTCTTCTGCCTGACACTTTGATATGTAAAGGTTACAACCCTTGGATTTGCCATGGCGGCGGTCATCTTTTTCTTATCTTAGGAGGCGCTGTGATGTTGATTCCGGCAGGCTATCTATCTGATCGATATTCGCCTAAGAGAGTTATCCTATGGGCTACAGTGGCTGCTATGATAGCTTTTTATATATTTTTGCTTTATCCTACTTTTGACAATATAACGTTTGTTGCTCTAATTTTTTTATTGGGGGCTTTTTTCGCCACTGTTAATTCAGTATTGATCGCTTTTGGCCATTGGTTGGTCCCTGAAAGTCCAGGCATGGTAAGTGCTTTCTTGATGGGCATGGCGTGGTGTGTGTCGGAAGGCTTAGGACAAGGCGGAGGGGGCTTAATGACTAGATTTTTTAATGAGCATGCCCCCGTCTATGCTTTAAGCATCCTAGGTATTTTTTTTATTATAGGAATAATGGCTACTTTATGGTTGCCAGATTTAGAAAAAAATGAGATTAAAGGGCAGTTAAATTAAAAAATGTTTTCATTTAAGGTATTTCATGTATTTTTGGCGCCTTAATATATTTCTTGTTATCCTCAGTATCTTCACTAATGGCTTTAGCGAGGATAAACCCCAACACCAAGCTGGTGAGATTCCCATTACAGAAGCTGTAATCACGACTTTAAAAGAACGTCAACCCAATTGGCGCCTGGAAATTATCGATCATCATCCGGATGGCACCCCTAAAATTATCTTATATTACGAGCCCTCTGGCGAAAGTAAAGAAGGGGTTCCGGTCAAAGAAATACGCTTTAGAAAAAATGCTAATCCTGAAAGAGAGGCTGATTTACTCTATTTAGATAAACGTCCTGTTTATCATGGCCCTCAGCTATTTTTTAATGAAGATAGTTCCATTCAAAAGATTGTTTTTTATGATAAGGGTAAGCTTCACGGACCCGTCAGAACCTATTTTCCTAATGGCTTAATAGAAAGCGTTCATTATATGAAACAAGATGTTAAGCATGGCCCGTTAGAGATTCGTTACTCTAATGGAGAAATAGCAGGAAAAGGCTTTTATAAAATTGATCAACTTAGTGGCCCATATGAAACTTTTTATCCTAATAAAGTAAAAGCTTCTCTTATTCATTATCAACAAGGACTAAGACACGGACTTACCCAAGAATGGTATGAGGATGGCTCTTTAAAAGCAGAAGTCTATTATCATTTAGGGCTGCTTGATAATGGAAAAACTGTCCCTGCCCTCCATCTATATTATCCCAATCGTATGACAAAAGAGTTTCAAGATTTTTTATATGGGCAGCCTAACGGCCAGCATGTAAAATATCATCCTAATGGCAAAGAGAGCTACAGAGCTAGCTATACTTTAGGAAAAAAAGAAGGCTTAGAGCAATTTTTTAATGAGAACGGCCAGCTAATAGGCCAAGGAAGATTTATTCAAGGTACTCCGACAGGGCTGCACTTTCTCAACCATCCTAATGGTAAAGTAGCTAAATCCGCACATTATGATCCCCACGGGTATTTACTTGAGCCCATCTTAGAGTTGGACGATAGTGGCAATAAGCTTGCTGAATATAGGCTTATCCATGGAAATTACGAAGGTTCCTATAAGGAATGGTACCCCACAGGAGTACTTAAAAGTAGCTATTTCTATAGAAACGGGCAATTAGATGGAAAACAAGAAGAGTTTCATAAAAATAGCCAGCCTAAGCTTCGTATAACCTATGCAAACCATCAAAAAACTGGCTTGCTTGAAGAATGGTTTGAGAATGGCCACCCTTCTCTAAAGGAAAGCTATAAAGAAAATATGAAGGATGGCCCTAGTCAAGCATGGCATTCTAATGGAAAGCTCAATATTCAAGCCTGTTATCTTAAAGGGGCCCTGCATGGGACCTATGAAGAATGGTTTCCCAATGGCCAACTTAAAAACCGCACTGGCTATTCTCATGGCCAGCAACAAGGCGAATCTCGTCACTGGAATGAAGAAGGCACACTTTTATATGAAGCGTCCTTTGATCAAAACCTCCCTATCCATAAAGTTCAAGAGTGGCATAATAAAGGTCAACTCAAACGCATCAGCTTCTATCAAAACGGCAGATTACACGGCAAAGAAGAAACATTTTGGCCTAATGGGCAAAAAGCTAGCCAGCTAAACTACCAGCATGGAAAAATTGAGGGCACTTCCTTTACTTGGTACGAAGATGGCTCGCTTCATCAAGAATACACTTATCAA
Coding sequences within it:
- a CDS encoding MFS transporter, coding for MIRPLIFIWLAHFLVDFMIGIWAMYKTLAHLDLFLAGTISAAGAFFGEGMQIFFGPLSDRGWRKQLICLGILFTAANTFLAYSTNYWILLLIYSITCVGSGAFHPAATSLSGALTPHRKAMVIAIFASGGALGLASSQIIYTYFHSALHGATAILTLPAILLVFTSFYGLQGIHNFTPIHSAHEVNLKALFRMFKNRNLRLLYIAQVCNQTLFWATIFLLPDTLICKGYNPWICHGGGHLFLILGGAVMLIPAGYLSDRYSPKRVILWATVAAMIAFYIFLLYPTFDNITFVALIFLLGAFFATVNSVLIAFGHWLVPESPGMVSAFLMGMAWCVSEGLGQGGGGLMTRFFNEHAPVYALSILGIFFIIGIMATLWLPDLEKNEIKGQLN
- a CDS encoding toxin-antitoxin system YwqK family antitoxin, which codes for MYFWRLNIFLVILSIFTNGFSEDKPQHQAGEIPITEAVITTLKERQPNWRLEIIDHHPDGTPKIILYYEPSGESKEGVPVKEIRFRKNANPEREADLLYLDKRPVYHGPQLFFNEDSSIQKIVFYDKGKLHGPVRTYFPNGLIESVHYMKQDVKHGPLEIRYSNGEIAGKGFYKIDQLSGPYETFYPNKVKASLIHYQQGLRHGLTQEWYEDGSLKAEVYYHLGLLDNGKTVPALHLYYPNRMTKEFQDFLYGQPNGQHVKYHPNGKESYRASYTLGKKEGLEQFFNENGQLIGQGRFIQGTPTGLHFLNHPNGKVAKSAHYDPHGYLLEPILELDDSGNKLAEYRLIHGNYEGSYKEWYPTGVLKSSYFYRNGQLDGKQEEFHKNSQPKLRITYANHQKTGLLEEWFENGHPSLKESYKENMKDGPSQAWHSNGKLNIQACYLKGALHGTYEEWFPNGQLKNRTGYSHGQQQGESRHWNEEGTLLYEASFDQNLPIHKVQEWHNKGQLKRISFYQNGRLHGKEETFWPNGQKASQLNYQHGKIEGTSFTWYEDGSLHQEYTYQQGLRTGPARELYPMDAITSQQSPSHLLNYLEGKMHGEQKSFYKNGQPQAVLTYDHGILHGLKALWNQEGTLIEQGYYQHGNLEGPYQARKPNGLIVKSHYQNNRLEGLHQIFYPSRDTDPQVKALEAHYVNGLLEGELAEYNEAGNKISSTSYHHGVRDGMSTTYYEDGKTHLTLSYKNDVLQGPLLEYFPNGKICRKEDYIQGQKNGEVLSYHENEQLASRGTYQSGKKEGLFQYWNNRGVLYFEAEYKNDLRHGKFNKYDQRGHPRVLQTYQDDKLMDKKKLDEEINH